In Pseudomonas sp. R76, one genomic interval encodes:
- a CDS encoding MFS transporter — MNATPHATGTMTRGMVMLFAFCCGAIVANIYYAQPIIELIAPDIGLTPAMASLIVSLTQIGYALGLFFLVPLGDLLENRKLMIATTVLAIASLLGAAFTEQPNLFLLVSLLIGFSSVSVQILIPLAAHLAPAESRGRVVGSIMGGLLLGILLARPVSSVVADHFGWRAMFMAAAALMAFISIVLLLTIPKRQPDHSASYGQLLRSLGTLLRKQPVLRQRAFYQGCMFATFSLFWTAAPLELARNHGLSQSEIALFALVGALGAIAAPIAGRLADAGHTHRASLLAMLFAALSFLPAFVHPLYSVIGLAVTGVVLDFCVQMNMVLGQRAIYALDANSRSRLNALYMTSIFIGGAFGSAIASSVYEHGGWLGVMLVGSAFPLVALLRFLSASRQAAVATA, encoded by the coding sequence ATGAACGCGACTCCACACGCTACAGGTACCATGACCCGAGGCATGGTGATGCTTTTTGCGTTCTGTTGCGGCGCCATTGTGGCCAACATCTACTACGCCCAACCGATCATCGAATTGATTGCGCCGGACATCGGCCTGACCCCGGCGATGGCCAGCCTGATCGTGTCCCTGACGCAAATCGGCTACGCCTTGGGCCTGTTCTTCCTGGTGCCGCTGGGCGACCTGCTGGAAAACCGCAAGCTGATGATTGCAACCACGGTACTGGCCATCGCCAGCCTACTGGGCGCGGCTTTCACCGAGCAGCCGAATTTGTTCCTTCTTGTGTCGTTGCTGATCGGATTCAGTTCCGTCTCGGTGCAAATTCTGATCCCGCTGGCCGCACACCTGGCGCCTGCCGAATCCCGTGGCCGCGTCGTCGGCAGCATCATGGGCGGGCTGTTGCTCGGCATCCTGCTGGCACGGCCGGTGTCCAGCGTGGTGGCCGATCACTTCGGCTGGCGTGCGATGTTCATGGCCGCCGCCGCGTTGATGGCGTTCATCAGCATCGTGCTGCTGCTGACCATCCCCAAGCGTCAACCCGACCACAGCGCGAGCTACGGCCAACTGCTGCGCTCACTCGGTACGCTGCTGCGCAAGCAACCGGTATTGCGCCAGCGGGCGTTTTACCAAGGTTGCATGTTTGCCACCTTCAGCCTGTTCTGGACCGCCGCGCCGCTTGAGTTGGCACGCAATCACGGCCTGAGCCAAAGCGAAATCGCGTTGTTCGCCCTGGTCGGTGCACTGGGCGCGATTGCCGCCCCGATCGCCGGCCGCCTAGCCGATGCAGGCCACACGCACCGCGCCTCGTTGCTGGCCATGCTGTTTGCTGCGCTGAGTTTTCTGCCGGCCTTTGTGCACCCGCTGTACAGCGTGATCGGCCTGGCCGTGACCGGTGTGGTGCTGGATTTTTGCGTGCAGATGAACATGGTGCTCGGCCAACGCGCCATCTACGCCCTCGACGCCAACAGCCGCAGCCGCCTGAACGCGCTGTACATGACCAGCATCTTCATCGGCGGTGCCTTTGGCTCGGCGATTGCCAGCAGCGTGTATGAACACGGCGGCTGGCTTGGCGTGATGCTGGTGGGCAGTGCGTTCCCGCTGGTGGCGTTGTTGCGGTTCCTGAGTGCGTCGCGGCAAGCGGCGGTCGCCACAGCCTGA
- a CDS encoding DUF5666 domain-containing protein yields MKITLNKMILASTLAAAMAIGLANAANAADAPRVGVRGAITAIDGDAMHVKINSGEDVTVHLTKDTQVRAVTLAKIDEIKPGSYIGSAAMPNADGTLTALEVHVFPPAMAGTGDGHRAFDLKEGSSMTNGTVGDLVVSNGRTLTVKYKGGEQKIVVPDDVPIVNLEPGDRSLLKPGVKVVMFAAQGADGTITAQAISAGKDGVTPPM; encoded by the coding sequence ATGAAAATCACGCTGAACAAGATGATCCTGGCTTCAACCCTGGCCGCGGCCATGGCCATTGGCTTGGCCAACGCCGCCAATGCCGCCGACGCGCCACGCGTTGGTGTGCGCGGCGCCATCACGGCGATCGACGGCGACGCCATGCACGTCAAGATCAACAGCGGTGAAGACGTCACCGTGCACCTGACCAAAGACACCCAGGTGCGCGCCGTCACCCTGGCCAAGATTGATGAAATCAAGCCTGGCAGCTACATCGGCTCTGCCGCCATGCCGAATGCCGATGGCACCCTGACGGCCTTGGAAGTCCACGTGTTCCCACCGGCCATGGCCGGCACCGGCGACGGGCACCGCGCGTTCGATTTGAAAGAAGGCAGCAGCATGACCAACGGCACCGTCGGCGACCTGGTGGTCAGCAACGGGCGCACCTTGACCGTGAAGTACAAAGGCGGCGAGCAGAAGATTGTGGTGCCGGACGATGTGCCGATCGTGAACCTGGAGCCAGGTGACCGCAGCTTGCTCAAACCGGGGGTGAAGGTGGTGATGTTCGCAGCGCAGGGCGCGGATGGGACGATTACCGCCCAGGCGATCTCCGCCGGCAAGGATGGCGTGACACCGCCGATGTAA
- a CDS encoding peroxiredoxin-like family protein produces MTLQATLDAFRADFKAGKPPYNAPAHIHPIMERATAELIASGAAERALKVGDKAPLFSLKDADGTLVSSADLLAKGPLVLTFYRGVWCPYCNMELQALQAFLPTLKAAGATLLALSPQTAANSRKAERIAELDFPILSDTHNDVAEAFGLRFQLPDYLIELYKGFGNNLPLINDDPAWTLPMPARYVIGQDSVIRYAEVNPDYTQRPEPSAMLDALTQ; encoded by the coding sequence ATGACACTTCAAGCCACACTTGATGCCTTCCGCGCCGACTTCAAAGCCGGCAAGCCGCCCTACAACGCGCCGGCGCACATTCACCCGATCATGGAGCGCGCCACCGCCGAGCTGATCGCTTCTGGCGCCGCAGAACGCGCGCTCAAGGTGGGTGACAAGGCGCCGCTGTTCAGCCTCAAGGACGCCGACGGCACCCTGGTGTCCTCGGCCGACCTGTTGGCCAAAGGCCCGCTGGTGCTGACGTTCTACCGGGGCGTGTGGTGCCCGTACTGCAATATGGAGCTGCAAGCGCTGCAAGCGTTTCTGCCGACGTTGAAAGCCGCCGGCGCGACCCTGCTGGCCCTGTCGCCGCAAACGGCCGCCAACAGCCGTAAAGCCGAGCGCATCGCCGAACTGGACTTCCCGATCCTCAGCGATACCCACAACGACGTCGCCGAGGCGTTCGGCCTGCGCTTTCAACTGCCGGACTACCTGATCGAACTCTACAAGGGCTTCGGCAACAACCTGCCGCTGATCAACGATGATCCGGCCTGGACCCTGCCCATGCCTGCGCGCTATGTGATCGGCCAGGACAGCGTGATTCGTTACGCCGAGGTCAACCCGGATTACACTCAACGCCCAGAACCGTCAGCGATGCTCGACGCCCTTACCCAGTAA
- a CDS encoding sulfate ABC transporter substrate-binding protein → MKKLVSASLLAAGLALAGAVQAAPVTLLNVSYDVMRDFYKDYNAAFQKHWEAEHPNDKLTLQMSFGGSSKQARSVIDGLPADVITMNMATDINALADNGKLVPDNWVTRLPNNSAPFTSATVFIVRKGNPKALKDWPDLLKDGVQVIVPNPKTSGNGRYTYLSAWGYVLKNGGDEDKAKKFVGELFKHAPVLDTGGRAATTTFMTNQIGDVLVTFENEAEMIAREFGRDQFEVIYPSVSAEAEPPVSVVDKVVEKKGTRVAAEDYLKYLWSPEGQEIAANNYLRPRDPKVLAKYTDRFPKVDFLSVEKTFGDWRTVQKTHFNDGGVFDQIYSGQ, encoded by the coding sequence GTGAAAAAACTCGTTAGCGCCTCTCTCCTGGCCGCCGGCCTTGCCCTGGCGGGCGCCGTTCAGGCCGCCCCCGTCACACTGCTCAACGTCTCCTATGACGTGATGCGCGACTTCTACAAGGACTACAACGCCGCCTTCCAGAAACACTGGGAAGCCGAGCACCCGAACGACAAGCTGACGTTGCAGATGTCGTTCGGCGGCTCCAGCAAACAAGCGCGCTCGGTGATCGACGGCCTGCCGGCTGACGTGATCACCATGAACATGGCCACCGACATCAATGCCCTGGCGGACAACGGCAAACTGGTGCCGGACAACTGGGTAACGCGCCTTCCGAACAACAGCGCGCCGTTCACCTCGGCCACGGTGTTTATCGTGCGCAAGGGCAACCCAAAAGCCCTGAAAGACTGGCCGGACCTGCTCAAGGACGGCGTGCAAGTGATCGTGCCCAACCCGAAAACGTCGGGCAACGGCCGCTACACCTACCTGTCGGCCTGGGGTTATGTGCTGAAGAACGGCGGCGATGAAGACAAGGCGAAGAAATTCGTTGGCGAGCTGTTCAAACACGCGCCAGTGCTGGACACCGGCGGCCGTGCAGCCACCACCACGTTCATGACCAACCAGATCGGCGACGTGCTGGTGACGTTTGAAAACGAAGCGGAAATGATCGCGCGTGAATTTGGCCGTGACCAGTTCGAAGTGATCTACCCAAGCGTCTCGGCCGAAGCTGAGCCACCGGTGTCGGTGGTCGACAAAGTGGTCGAGAAGAAAGGCACCCGCGTGGCTGCCGAGGACTACCTGAAATACCTGTGGTCGCCGGAAGGTCAGGAAATTGCTGCCAACAACTACCTGCGCCCACGTGACCCGAAGGTGCTGGCCAAGTACACCGACCGCTTCCCTAAAGTCGACTTCCTGTCGGTAGAGAAGACCTTTGGTGACTGGCGCACCGTGCAGAAAACCCACTTCAATGATGGTGGGGTTTTTGATCAGATCTACAGCGGTCAATAA
- a CDS encoding urea transporter, translating into MHNPTCPDWAEALLNGFSQIFLQRQPLCGLLCLLAILIGAPALFGGALLGGVAGLLTAQRRGYPKAERQAGLYSYNGVLLGVLISQHFAWSALLPPLILACGGLSAMLTRQWLKHATTADDLPAYTAPFVGLGWLLLGSVPENTFVLTEPDTLSVLSAPFTGLAQIMLLDQPVAGALIALGLLLANRRAALWALIGASCGVLLALLMDETGSALLGLHSYNPALAALALSQTRRQPWLPLLGILLAVILTPGFAALHLPALTAPFILACWLVRASRRLFKARVDSPYESP; encoded by the coding sequence ATGCACAACCCAACCTGCCCCGACTGGGCCGAAGCCCTGCTCAACGGCTTCAGCCAAATCTTCCTGCAACGCCAGCCACTGTGTGGCTTGCTGTGCCTGCTGGCCATCCTGATCGGCGCCCCGGCCTTGTTCGGCGGGGCGTTGCTGGGTGGCGTCGCGGGTTTGCTCACCGCCCAGCGCCGGGGTTATCCCAAGGCGGAGCGCCAGGCCGGGCTTTATAGCTACAACGGTGTGCTGCTGGGTGTGTTGATCAGCCAGCATTTCGCCTGGTCAGCCTTGTTGCCGCCGCTGATCCTGGCGTGTGGCGGCTTGAGTGCGATGCTCACACGGCAATGGCTGAAACACGCGACGACGGCGGATGACCTGCCCGCCTATACCGCGCCTTTTGTCGGCCTGGGCTGGTTGCTGCTGGGCAGCGTGCCTGAGAACACATTTGTGCTCACCGAACCCGATACTTTGAGCGTGCTCAGCGCACCGTTTACCGGGCTCGCGCAAATCATGCTGCTGGACCAGCCGGTGGCCGGCGCGCTGATTGCGCTGGGCCTGTTGCTGGCCAACCGCCGCGCCGCGCTGTGGGCGCTGATCGGTGCCAGCTGCGGCGTATTGCTCGCCCTGCTGATGGACGAAACCGGCAGCGCCCTCCTCGGCCTGCACAGCTACAACCCGGCGCTGGCCGCACTGGCGTTGAGCCAGACACGTCGCCAACCCTGGCTGCCGCTGCTCGGCATTCTCCTGGCGGTCATTCTCACGCCCGGTTTCGCCGCGCTGCACCTGCCTGCGCTGACCGCGCCGTTTATCCTCGCCTGCTGGCTGGTACGCGCCAGCCGACGGTTGTTTAAAGCCCGCGTGGACAGCCCGTACGAATCCCCCTAG
- a CDS encoding ion transporter, whose translation MDSNNDWRQRLYVMVFQSDTLAGRRFDGILLLIILASIVIVMLDSIDQIHQNYANLLAYIEWGFTLIFAIEYGLRLYCSPKPLRYAFSFYGLVDLLAIVPGILALYYSDAQYLLIIRIIRMLRIFRVLKLSPYLKQANYLMAALRGSKQKIVVFLVSVCTLVTVFGTLMYVIEGPEHGFTSIPKGIYWAIVTLTTVGFGDIVPKTPLGQVISSLVMITGYSIIAVPTGIFTAELASAMRGEQLQHDCPVCKKDNHEPNAAFCSRCGSNLFRKVE comes from the coding sequence ATGGACAGCAACAACGACTGGCGTCAGCGGCTCTACGTCATGGTATTTCAGAGCGATACGCTGGCCGGGCGGCGCTTTGACGGCATCCTGCTGCTGATCATCCTCGCCAGCATTGTGATCGTGATGCTCGACAGCATCGACCAGATTCACCAGAACTACGCAAATCTGCTGGCGTATATCGAGTGGGGCTTCACGCTGATCTTCGCCATCGAGTACGGGCTGCGGTTGTACTGTTCGCCCAAGCCGTTGCGCTATGCCTTCAGCTTTTATGGCCTGGTGGATTTACTCGCCATCGTGCCCGGCATCCTCGCCCTGTATTACAGCGACGCCCAGTACCTGCTGATCATCCGCATCATTCGGATGCTGCGGATTTTCCGCGTGCTCAAGCTCAGCCCGTACCTCAAGCAAGCCAACTACCTGATGGCGGCGCTGCGCGGCAGCAAGCAGAAGATCGTGGTGTTCCTGGTCAGCGTGTGCACCCTGGTGACAGTGTTCGGCACCTTGATGTACGTGATCGAAGGCCCCGAACACGGCTTTACCAGCATTCCCAAAGGCATCTACTGGGCGATTGTGACCCTGACCACCGTGGGCTTTGGCGACATCGTGCCGAAGACCCCGCTGGGCCAGGTGATTTCGTCGCTGGTGATGATCACCGGTTACTCGATCATTGCCGTGCCCACCGGGATTTTCACCGCCGAATTGGCCAGCGCCATGCGCGGCGAGCAGTTGCAGCACGATTGCCCGGTGTGCAAGAAAGACAACCACGAACCCAACGCGGCGTTTTGCTCGCGCTGTGGCAGTAACTTGTTTCGTAAAGTGGAATAA
- a CDS encoding M10 family metallopeptidase C-terminal domain-containing protein, with amino-acid sequence MRVAHSFVNQSVPNNELPTLNAPAFSPCSMLSTRATQQRSFNTEEAAQQILRGGYRHYDRNGDGKIELSFTLDPAFSAPQKAAIRKALQAWQDVANIAFKEGSTELDGSLTFKAAPNTTGGKSHLPDWDHADMTTTIGTKGASETPQNGDYFLLTAIHEVGHAIGLGHPGDYEESVDSYAKTPYKQDTRAHSVMSYWPETNQPGHDFNERGPSVLMKDDIASGQKLYGVNFKTRNTDTVYGFNATTGDGNFSLNSANDKPVFSIWDGGGNDTLDFSGFYQYQKINLLAESYSSVGGLKGNVSIAKGVVIENAIGGSGDDDINGNEVGNRLRGGGGADRLRGGAGADIFVYDKASDSTLDSPDDILDFTSGSDKIDLSGLFKNYSVKHFKVVEQFTGRAGEIVLSHDQNSGNGSLSVDLTGRGKADVFIRSVGGIQASDIVTGEGVAQPNPAPIIQGSGGHDTLDFSGARQNQTIDLRRSASSSAGGLRDNFAMAEDGLVANAIGGSGRDRIIGNEVDNTLAGGGGGDVLWGVGGRNTFKYAKVTDSIFYDPDQLMDFASGEDTIDLTALATELGTPLRLVDAYTGRIGDTVVKHDPRTGRSIVGIDLLGRRHSDFLIRSARLIKPQDLLGVASR; translated from the coding sequence ATGCGTGTCGCTCATTCGTTTGTTAATCAGTCTGTTCCCAATAATGAACTTCCTACGCTGAATGCTCCCGCTTTCTCACCGTGCTCGATGTTATCCACTCGCGCAACTCAACAACGTTCCTTTAACACGGAGGAGGCTGCCCAGCAGATTCTGCGAGGAGGCTATCGGCATTATGATCGCAATGGCGATGGGAAAATCGAGCTGTCATTCACCCTTGATCCAGCCTTCTCCGCACCCCAGAAAGCGGCTATTCGCAAAGCGCTGCAGGCCTGGCAGGACGTGGCCAATATTGCGTTCAAGGAAGGCTCAACGGAGTTGGACGGTTCTCTAACGTTCAAAGCCGCCCCCAATACCACTGGGGGAAAGTCACATTTGCCTGATTGGGATCACGCTGACATGACCACCACGATCGGAACAAAGGGCGCTTCTGAAACGCCCCAAAATGGCGACTATTTTTTATTAACCGCCATACATGAAGTGGGGCATGCCATTGGTCTCGGCCATCCCGGCGACTATGAAGAGAGTGTAGACAGCTATGCAAAGACGCCCTACAAACAAGACACCCGCGCCCATAGCGTAATGAGTTATTGGCCTGAAACTAATCAGCCCGGGCATGATTTCAACGAGCGTGGGCCTTCAGTACTGATGAAGGATGACATTGCGTCGGGGCAGAAATTATATGGTGTCAACTTCAAGACGCGGAATACGGACACCGTCTATGGCTTTAATGCCACTACTGGCGATGGTAACTTCAGTCTTAACTCCGCGAATGACAAACCTGTGTTTTCAATCTGGGACGGCGGGGGTAATGACACTTTGGACTTCTCCGGCTTTTACCAGTATCAGAAAATCAATCTGCTCGCTGAATCGTATTCCAGTGTTGGCGGCTTGAAGGGCAATGTGTCCATCGCCAAGGGCGTCGTCATAGAAAACGCAATCGGCGGTTCCGGCGATGACGACATCAATGGTAACGAGGTTGGCAACAGGCTCCGTGGCGGGGGCGGAGCGGACCGGTTGAGAGGCGGTGCAGGCGCGGATATTTTTGTTTACGACAAAGCCAGTGACTCTACGCTCGACAGCCCGGATGACATTCTGGATTTCACCAGTGGTTCGGACAAAATCGACCTCAGCGGCTTATTCAAAAACTACTCGGTCAAGCATTTCAAGGTGGTCGAGCAGTTTACCGGGCGAGCCGGCGAGATCGTTCTCAGCCATGATCAGAACAGCGGGAACGGCAGCTTGAGCGTTGACCTGACGGGGCGTGGCAAAGCCGATGTGTTTATCAGGAGCGTGGGCGGTATTCAGGCCAGTGACATTGTCACTGGCGAGGGTGTTGCGCAACCGAACCCCGCCCCGATCATCCAGGGCTCGGGCGGCCACGACACCCTGGACTTTTCCGGCGCCAGGCAGAACCAGACCATCGACTTGCGCCGCTCTGCAAGCTCCAGCGCAGGCGGCCTGCGCGACAACTTCGCAATGGCTGAAGACGGTCTAGTGGCGAATGCCATCGGCGGTTCAGGCAGGGACCGGATCATCGGCAACGAGGTGGACAACACCCTCGCCGGCGGTGGCGGTGGCGATGTGCTGTGGGGCGTGGGCGGTAGAAACACATTCAAATATGCCAAGGTCACCGACTCGATCTTTTACGACCCTGACCAGCTCATGGATTTCGCCAGTGGCGAAGACACGATCGACCTGACAGCACTGGCAACCGAGCTGGGAACCCCTTTGCGCCTGGTTGATGCCTACACCGGGCGTATTGGCGATACCGTGGTCAAGCACGACCCAAGGACTGGTCGTTCCATTGTGGGAATCGACCTGCTCGGCAGGCGTCACTCGGACTTCCTTATTCGAAGCGCGCGGTTGATCAAGCCGCAGGACCTGCTCGGCGTGGCCAGCCGTTAG
- a CDS encoding type II toxin-antitoxin system HicB family antitoxin translates to MQYPMCIEWGDDFTATGIQIPDIPGAVTAGDSFEEAYNAAVEVAHIMLQEIAAEGGPIPMPTSVANHHANEDYAGMGWGMLELDISPYLGKTEKVNVTLPGYVIQRIDRYVREHKVKSRSSFLADAALEKLVRS, encoded by the coding sequence ATGCAATACCCAATGTGTATCGAATGGGGCGACGACTTCACCGCCACCGGTATTCAGATCCCCGATATACCGGGCGCGGTCACCGCCGGGGACAGCTTCGAAGAGGCGTACAACGCCGCCGTGGAAGTCGCGCACATCATGCTGCAGGAGATCGCCGCCGAAGGCGGGCCGATTCCGATGCCCACCTCGGTGGCCAACCACCACGCGAACGAAGACTACGCCGGGATGGGCTGGGGGATGTTGGAGTTGGACATCTCGCCCTATCTGGGCAAGACCGAGAAGGTCAATGTGACCTTGCCCGGTTATGTCATCCAGCGAATCGACCGTTATGTGCGTGAGCACAAGGTCAAAAGCCGCTCGTCATTTCTGGCGGATGCGGCCTTGGAGAAATTGGTGCGCTCCTGA
- a CDS encoding LysR family transcriptional regulator, whose protein sequence is MDRLTAMETFVHVVETGSFSAAAKQLGVGQPAVSKSIAQLEARLAVRLLLRSTRGLTPTEAGVAFFEKAKRAIDEANEADDAARGAGTGLSGNLRISAATTFARLHIIPHLGPFLEQYPGVNIEVVLNDHSLNLVEEGIDVALRMGNLTDSGLTARKIGQSPRQVLATPAYFERFGEPATPADLLQHPAIIYTLGGGSPWAFSQGDSEHPIVARGRIRVTAAEGVRAAVLSHLGLTMASTWMFAPELANGEVKPVLTDWHLPPVDLWAVFPTGRMASAKARAFVEYVETLLNA, encoded by the coding sequence ATGGACCGCCTCACCGCCATGGAAACGTTCGTGCATGTGGTCGAGACGGGCTCGTTCTCCGCCGCCGCCAAACAGCTTGGTGTTGGCCAGCCCGCCGTCTCCAAAAGCATTGCGCAATTGGAGGCGCGCCTGGCGGTGCGCTTGCTGCTGCGCTCCACGCGTGGCCTGACCCCGACCGAAGCAGGTGTGGCATTTTTTGAAAAAGCCAAGCGCGCCATCGACGAAGCCAACGAAGCCGATGACGCCGCTCGAGGCGCGGGTACAGGGCTATCGGGCAACTTGCGCATCAGCGCCGCAACCACCTTCGCCCGCTTGCACATCATTCCTCACCTGGGGCCATTCCTGGAGCAATACCCCGGGGTCAATATCGAAGTGGTGCTCAATGACCACAGCCTCAACCTGGTGGAAGAAGGCATCGACGTTGCCCTGCGCATGGGCAACTTGACCGACTCCGGCCTTACCGCACGCAAGATCGGCCAATCCCCGCGCCAAGTGCTCGCCACCCCGGCGTACTTCGAGCGTTTCGGCGAGCCGGCCACCCCAGCCGATTTGCTGCAGCACCCGGCGATCATCTACACCCTCGGCGGCGGCTCACCCTGGGCCTTCAGCCAAGGCGACAGCGAACACCCCATCGTCGCCCGCGGCCGCATACGTGTCACCGCTGCGGAAGGTGTACGCGCCGCCGTGCTGAGCCATTTGGGCCTGACCATGGCGTCGACCTGGATGTTTGCCCCGGAACTGGCCAATGGCGAAGTGAAGCCGGTGCTGACCGACTGGCATCTCCCGCCGGTTGATTTGTGGGCGGTTTTCCCAACCGGCAGGATGGCGAGCGCCAAGGCTCGGGCGTTTGTGGAGTATGTCGAAACGCTGCTCAACGCCTGA
- a CDS encoding type II toxin-antitoxin system HicA family toxin produces MIKELQEAGWVLDRVTGGHHIFTHRYNPYTIPVPHPKKDLPLGTVRSIRKRAGLFQF; encoded by the coding sequence TTGATCAAGGAGCTGCAAGAGGCGGGTTGGGTGCTGGATCGGGTCACGGGCGGTCATCATATTTTTACTCACCGCTATAACCCGTACACGATCCCGGTGCCGCACCCCAAGAAGGACTTGCCCCTGGGCACCGTCAGAAGCATCAGGAAACGCGCCGGGCTGTTTCAGTTTTAA